CGGCACCTCCTTCGACCGCATCTTCGCCGACATCGATCGAGTGATCGTTCCCGGCGTGGCCCACTGGGCCCATCCGCAGTTCATGAGCTACTTCGGCTGTACCACCACCAGCCCTGGGATCCTCGCCGAGATGATCACCGCCGCGCTCAACGTCAACGCCATGACCTGGCGCACGTCTCCAGCCGCGACCGAGCTGGAAACGCTCGTGCTCGACTGGCTCCGGGAATGGCTCGGATTGCCCGCGGAATTTACCGGGGTCGATTACGACACCGCTTCCATCTCGACCATGCACGCGCTCGCGGTTGCGCGGGAGGAAGCGAGCACCTCCATCCGGACGCTCGGCCTCTCCGGCCGGTCCGAGCTGCCTATCTTTCGAATTTACGTTTCCGACCAGGCCCACAGCTCAATGGACAAAGCCGCGATTGCGCTGGGGCTAGGGGAGCACAACGTGCGGCGGCTCGCCTGCGATTCCGAATTTCGGATGAACGTCGCCACGTTGCGGGAGGCGGTGACCGCGGATCTTCGTCACGGCTTCAAGCCTCTCGCAGTCGTCGCAACCGTGGGCACCACCTCAACGGCCAGCGTCGATCCGGTGGCGGAAATCGCCAAAGTCTGCGCGGAACATCAGATGTGGCTCCACATCGACGCGGCTTACGGCGGCGGTTTGGCCCTGTTGCCCGAGCACAAATGGGTCACCGACGGCTGGGCCGAAGCCGATTCGCTCGTGATCAATCCGCACAAAATGCTTTTCGTTCCGTTCGATTTCAGCGCGCTTTTTGTCCGCGACATTGAGCGGCTCCGTCGCCTCTTCACCCTCGTCCCCGAATACCTGCATCTCCGCGATCCCGCCGGCGCCGAGATCAACTACATGGATTACGGCGTCCAGCTTGGCCGCCGCTTCCGCTCGCTCAAGGCGTGGGTCGTCTGGCGATCGTTTGGCCGCGCCGGGATGGCCGCCATCATCCGCGAACACCTGCGGTTAGCTCAGCTCTTTGCCGGCTGGGTCAAAGAGGACGCCCGCTTTGAATTGTCCGCTCCTGTCATGATGGGAGTCGTCTGCTTCCGCCTCAAGGACCCCAATGACAAAGCGGCCGACCAGAAAAACAGCGCCACCGTCGCCAAGATCAATGCCTCCGGGAAAGCCTACCTGACCCAGACCAAACTCCGCGGCCGCATCGTCATGCGCCTCGGTCTCGGAAACATCCTCTCCACCGAAGAACACGTCCATCGCGTCTGGGATATCATCCGCGAAGCGATCTAAATTTCACTAGCGGGCT
The Chthoniobacterales bacterium DNA segment above includes these coding regions:
- a CDS encoding pyridoxal-dependent decarboxylase; this translates as MNNQSPERPPGTMGDIPADVFRKHLHELADWIADYREKIAERRIAPNDKPGAVLEQLDKTPPETGTSFDRIFADIDRVIVPGVAHWAHPQFMSYFGCTTTSPGILAEMITAALNVNAMTWRTSPAATELETLVLDWLREWLGLPAEFTGVDYDTASISTMHALAVAREEASTSIRTLGLSGRSELPIFRIYVSDQAHSSMDKAAIALGLGEHNVRRLACDSEFRMNVATLREAVTADLRHGFKPLAVVATVGTTSTASVDPVAEIAKVCAEHQMWLHIDAAYGGGLALLPEHKWVTDGWAEADSLVINPHKMLFVPFDFSALFVRDIERLRRLFTLVPEYLHLRDPAGAEINYMDYGVQLGRRFRSLKAWVVWRSFGRAGMAAIIREHLRLAQLFAGWVKEDARFELSAPVMMGVVCFRLKDPNDKAADQKNSATVAKINASGKAYLTQTKLRGRIVMRLGLGNILSTEEHVHRVWDIIREAI